Within Corynebacterium timonense, the genomic segment TCTTCGACGATGGTGTGGGTGAGAAACTCGATCTTCTCGTTGGCGCGGGCGCGCTCGAGCATGACCTTGGAGGCGCGGAACTTCTCCGAGCGGTGGATGAGGGTGACCTTGGTGCCGAACTTGGTCAGAAAGATCGCCTCCTCCATCGCGGAGTCGCCGCCGCCGACGACGGCGATGTGGTGGTCTTTGAAGAAGAAGCCGTCGCACGTTGCGCACGTGGACACGCCGCGGCCGGTCAGCTCCGTCTCGCCGGGGATGCCGAGGTGGCGCGGGGCGGCGCCGGTGGCGAGGATGACCGCCTTCGCGGAGTACTCGGTGCCCGCCACGCTGACCTTTTTCAGCTCGCCGCTGAAGTCGACGCTGTCCACCAGCTCCGGGCGCAGGTCGGCGCCGAACTTCTCGGCCTGGGCGCGCATCTCGGCCATGAGGTCGGGCCCCATGATTCCGTTCTGGAAGCCGGGGTAGTTCTCCACCTCGGTGGTGTTCATGAGCTCGCCGCCGAACTCGTAGCCCTCGAACACGAGCGGGTTCAGCTCCGCGCGCGCCGCGTAGAGCGCCGCGGTGTAGCCCGAGGGCCCGGAGCCGACGATGATGAGGTCGCGCACCGGCTCCTCGGACTCGTGCGAGGCGGGCGCCTGGGTCTCCGGGTCCTGCTTCAGAGTG encodes:
- the trxB gene encoding thioredoxin-disulfide reductase; translation: MTNPGFNFVTLKQDPETQAPASHESEEPVRDLIIVGSGPSGYTAALYAARAELNPLVFEGYEFGGELMNTTEVENYPGFQNGIMGPDLMAEMRAQAEKFGADLRPELVDSVDFSGELKKVSVAGTEYSAKAVILATGAAPRHLGIPGETELTGRGVSTCATCDGFFFKDHHIAVVGGGDSAMEEAIFLTKFGTKVTLIHRSEKFRASKVMLERARANEKIEFLTHTIVEEVLDSDGKVAGLKVRNVQDNTESVLDATAMFVAIGHDPRSGFVDGQVATDAAGYVLVEEPSTRTSVAGVFACGDLVDTTYRQAITAAGSGCRAAIDASHYLEALGS